Proteins encoded in a region of the Populus alba chromosome 13, ASM523922v2, whole genome shotgun sequence genome:
- the LOC118032162 gene encoding benzyl alcohol O-benzoyltransferase, whose product MASSPSSLVFKVHRREPELIKPAKPTPHEFKLLSDIDDQEGLRFHIPLILFYRHNPSMQGNKDPVKVIREAIAKTLVFYYPFAGRLREGHNRKLMVECTGEGILFIEADADVTLEQFGDPLQPPFPCLEELLFDVPGSSGVLNCPLLLIQVSRLKCGGFLFALRLNHTMSDGPGLEQFMAAVAEMARGANAPAVPPVWERHVLNATDPPRVTCRHRAYEEVAGSTSSILTHDHLVHRSFFFSPSDITALRRLVPPHLSHCSSFEIITACLWICRTIALQPDPNEEMRIICLVNAREKFNPPLLPRGYYGNGFGLLAAVATAGELSRKPIGYALELVRKAKADMTEEYLRSTASLMVSKGRPLFTVPGTYIVSDLRRAGLEKVDFGWGNAIYAGTAKAIPELASFYSPFTNKKGEDGIVVPFCLPSPAVERFYKELEGMLKGQLVSGGANSKLIVSSL is encoded by the exons ATGGCTTCATCACCCTCTTCTCTAGTTTTCAAAGTTCACAGACGTGAACCCGAGCTGATCAAACCAGCGAAGCCCACCCCACATGAGTTCAAACTGTTATCTGACATTGATGATCAAGAAGGCCTTCGATTCCACATTCCACTCATACTATTTTATCGCCACAATCCCTCAATGCAAGGGAATAAAGACCCCGTCAAGGTCATCAGAGAGGCAATTGCTAAGACATTAGTGTTTTACTACCCATTTGCCGGGAGGCTGAGGGAAGGGCATAACCGCAAGCTCATGGTGGAATGCACTGGCGAGGGTATCTTGTTTATAGAGGCTGACGCTGATGTTACACTTGAGCAGTTTGGTGATCCACTTCAACCTCCATTTCCTTGCTTGGAGGAGCTCCTCTTCGATGTTCCTGGCTCTAGCGGGGTGCTAAACTGCCCTCTGTTACTTATTCAG GTGTCACGGCTCAAGTGTGGTGGTTTTCTCTTTGCCCTCCGCCTCAACCATACCATGAGTGATGGCCCAGGATTAGAGCAATTCATGGCAGCGGTGGCTGAGATGGCCCGCGGAGCCAACGCCCCAGCTGTCCCTCCAGTGTGGGAAAGACATGTCCTTAATGCAACTGACCCACCTCGAGTTACATGCAGACACCGAGCGTACGAGGAGGTAGCTGGCTCCACGAGCTCAATTCTTACACATGATCATCTGGTTCATCgttcatttttctttagccCTTCAGATATAACTGCTCTTCGAAGATTGGTCCCACCTCACCTCAGCCATTGTTCTAGTTTCGAAATAATAACGGCATGTCTTTGGATATGTCGGACCATTGCCCTCCAACCAGATCCTAATGAAGAAATGCGCATAATTTGCCTCGTCAATGCTCGTGAAAAATTCAACCCTCCGTTATTACCAAGAGGTTACTATGGCAATGGTTTTGGTCTTCTAGCAGCAGTAGCCACTGCGGGGGAACTTTCGAGAAAGCCAATTGGATATGCTTTGGAGTTGGTAAGGAAGGCTAAGGCGGACATGACTGAGGAGTACTTGCGATCTACAGCATCTTTGATGGTGAGCAAGGGAAGGCCTCTTTTTACTGTGCCAGGGACCTACATAGTGTCGGACTTGAGACGTGCCGGACTTGAAAAGGTAGATTTCGGATGGGGAAATGCTATCTATGCTGGGACTGCAAAAGCCATCCCTGAACTTGCAAGCTTTTATAGTCCGTTTACAAATAAGAAAGGAGAAGATGGGATCGTTGTACCATTTTGCTTGCCATCTCCTGCTGTGGAAAGATTTTACAAGGAGCTTGAAGGCATGCTAAAGGGACAGCTAGTTAGCGGAGGAGCAAATTCCAAGTTAATCGTATCTTCTTTATAA